GCTTCACGATCCGGGGTCACGTCCGGGAGAAAGACGGCGTGTTGATGGCGCTCGTGGCCGCGGCCATGCACGCCGCGGAACCGATCGACGAGCGCGTCGACCGCCTGCTCGACGAGCACGGGACCGTCGTCCAGAACAAGATCAGCGTCGCCTGTCCGGACCACGAGAAGGCGCGCGTCCTCGGGGACCTCGAAGCGGAGATTCCCGACGCCGTCGCCGGGACGCCCGTCGCCGACGTCAACACCGCCGACGGTTTCAAACTCCGCCTCGAAGACGGCTCGTGGCTGCTCGTCCGCCCCAGCGGCACCGAACCCGTCCTCCGGGTGTACGCCGAGGCCGAGAGCGACGACCGGGTCGCGGAGTTGCTGGAGGCCGGCGAGGGACTCGTCGAACCGCTGGTCTGAGTCCGTCCTCCGCCCGGTCCTACCGCGGTCCCGTCTCGCCCTCCCGAGAACCGATCCACGACCCGAGGGTCAGCCCGTAGATCGCGTGGCCGACGTGGAACACCGTCGTCTCACCGGCGTCGAGGTCCTCATCGAGCAGGCCGTCGAGAACGACGCGCTTCCCGACGACCGACAGCGCGAGTCCGTAGCAGAGTCCGAGCAGCGTCGCTCGCGTCTCGGGTGCCGTCGACCTCGACGGGGGCAGGCGTTCGTGTGCGAGGGCGAACGCCGCGCCGGCGCTCGCCCCGTACAGCAGGTGGAGGTGTAGCGCAAGCAGCGAGTACTCCTCCGGCCCCTGCCCCTCCCGGCCGGCGTACTTCGCCCAGAGCGGGGCCGCCGGCGGGAGCGCCCGCGTGAGGGGGAGCCGGTAGAGGGTCATCGCCACCGTAGCGATCACGCCACCGACGACGCCCCACACGAGCGTCTCCACGAGCCGGGAGTCGTCGCCGAGGTCGGCGGACGCCTCGCGAACGTCGCGTCGGAAGGAACGGTCGAGCGCCATCGGTACTCGTTCGTCCGTCGCGGGGAAAGGCCTACCACTTGCGAGGGGGCCCGTTGCGGGTTGCCATCTCCGGGCCGGCGTTTACCGGTCCGCGCCCCGTCGAGGGGGACATGAGCCAGCGCGAGCACGACGAGGCGGCGTACATGGAGTTGCCGCCGGACGCGTGGCACCAGACCGAGGAGGGCAACTACTACGTCGACTGCCCGGAGTGTGGGTCGGCGGCGACGCTGACGAACGTCGTCACGCACGGCCGCTGTAACGGCTACCTCGACCAGCGCGAGGACGAGACCGAACTCGACGAGGAGGCGATGGACTGCACCGCGAAGCTCTGGTTCGAACTCGGCTACGTCTCCGACCCCGACGGGACGACGACCGACGGGGCCGTCGGCGAGTCGGCGGGCGAGGACGAGGCCGCGGCGCGAGCGGAGGGCGACCGCGAGGACGACACCGTCGGCCGGGACCGGCCGCCGGGGACCGACGGCACGGTCGAGGACGCGGGACCGGAGGCGGGGACCGGCACGCGGGACGAGGACGAGAACGTCGCCGGCCCCGCCTCGGAGGAGGCCGAGGATTCGAGCGCCGGCCACTGACCCGTCTTCACTGCCCGCGCGCGAGGCGCGCCCCGATCCGTTCGGGCAGGCCCGCCTCGGCGACCGCCTCCTGGACGCGGTCGACGTCGTAGGCGACGCGGTGGGTCTCGACCGCCATCGTCTCCAGGTCGACGACCGCGTAGGCCGCCCGCGGGTCGCCGTCGCGGGGCTGGCCGACGCTCCCCGGGTTGACGACGATCCCTTCGGCGTACTTCTCGGCGTGCTGGACGTGGGTGTGGCCGAGCACGAGCACCTCCTCGCCGTCGAGTAGCCGCGGCGAGAACTCCTCGGGGTAGGTGTACCGGTCGGGGTCAGCCGGGTGGCCGTGGACCAGTTTGACCCGGTCGTCGAACTCCCGGCGCTCGGTCGGCAGCGATTCGAGCCACTCCCGCTGGTCCTCGTGTAACTCCTGACGGGCGTGTTCGACGCCGGCGCGGGCCATGCTGTTGAACCCGAACGCGGTTCCCTCGACGACGGCCGCGTCGTGGTTGCCGAGCACCGTCGGCACGTCGCGCTCGCGGAGTTCGTCGACGCACTCGGCCGGCCACGGGTTGTAGCCGACGACGTCGCCCGCGCAGGCCAGCGCGTCGACCGCGGGCATGTCCGCGAGGACCGCTTCGAGCGCCGGCAGGTTACCGTGGAGGTCGGAGACGAGTCCGACTTTCATGGTCGTCGGGTACGCCCGCTATCGGTTTGTAGTTTCGCCGCCGCGGTCGGTCGATCACTCACCGTTCTCGACCGCCGTCTCGAACCCGTCGTCGGTCCGGGCGACCCCCGCCGCGCAGACGGCGTGCTCGAACTCGAGGTCGTAGGCCTCCCGCGCGGCGGCCGCGGCGTCGTCGGCCTCGAACGGGAACGCCTCGGGCGCGTCCCGCTCGTAGGTCGCGACCAGCGTCGGTTCCTCGACGGTCTCGACCAGCAGGGCGTCCCGGCGGACGGTGCCGATCAGTGCCGCGCCGTCGTCGTCGATCGTCGCGGCGATGCGGGGCGTGTCGTAGTCGTCTTTCTCGTAGTCGAGCGCGAGCAAACTCGTCGCGAGGGCGTCGCGGGCGGGGTAGCCCAGTTCGAGTTTCTCCGCGATCGGGTCGACGTGCGAGCCGTTGCCGACGGCGACCGCCTCGCCCGCCGGCGTCTCGACGACGCGCAGGCAGTTGTACGAGACGTAGGGGTTGTCCGTCTCCGGGGCGTCCGCGGTCGGCCCGACGGTGAGGGCGTCCTCGCGCTCTGCGATCTTTCGATTCGGGAACGACCGCGAGGAGACGCGGTAGGCGCCGACCCCGGGTCCGACGACGACGAAGCGTCCGACGTACATACTCGGTGGTGGGCGGGAGAGGGGAAAAGGGGTGGCGGTTCGCGGCCGCCGAACCCCGAGTTTATCTACCAGAACGCGGCGAAACGGGGCGTGACGACGGAAGCGGAGTGCCTCGAAGCGTTGTGCGAGGCCGCGACCCGATTCGGCGAGTCGCCGACGAAAGCACAGTACGAGGCGCTGGGGCTGACGCCCGCGTCGGCGACGATCGTCCGGACGGTCGGCGGGTGGAACGAGGCGAAAAGACGGGCGGGTCTCGAGACGTACCCGTCTACGGGCCCTCGCGTCCGGCCGAAACCGCCCGACGTCGACCTTCCGGACGGTCTCGTCTGGGAGGAGCTATCGGCCGATCAGCGGTGGTACTACCGGAACGTCGAGTGGAACACGGAACGGTCGCTTCGCCGCCGTTCCCGCCTTCGTTCGTGGCTCACCGACCGAAAACGCGAACGTGGTTGTGCCCGGTGTGGGCTCGAGACGCCGGCGTGTCCGGATTTCCACCACGTCGACCGAACCGCCAAGGAGATGGCGGTCGGTCGAATGATCACGTACGGGTACGGGAAAGACGCGCTCCGAGAGGAACTCGCGAACTGTGAGGTCCTGTGTGCGAACTGCCACCGGAAGCTACACTATACGCCACCGGAACGGAGCCAGCGACGGTGGGTTCACGAGCAAAAACGGGCTACCGGGTGCCGCCGCTGTTCGGAGACGGACCCCGCGTGTCTGGACTTTCACCACGTGAGCGGAACGAAGGAGGCAACCGTCGCGGAACTGATCTCGGACGGCCGACCCAGAGAGCGGATTCGCGCCGAAATGGACCGCTGTCGTGTTCTCTGTGCAAACTGTCACCGAACCGAACACGCCCGGGACCGACGGAATCAGTAGCGGCCGGTGCCGGCCGATACGCACGAGCGTCTCGCGTTCACCGCCGCCCGTGTCCGAATCGAAAGGGATAAACGACCCCCCACCATACGTTGCACCGCGCGTAGTCCATTGGGGTAGTGGCCAATCCTGTCAGCTTCTGGGGCTGACGACCCTGGTTCGAATCCAGGATGGACTACTTCTCCGCCGCTTCGTTTCGACTCGAAGATATCCCCAGCGACGCCCGTCGATCTCCAGTCGAAACGAAGGGGTCGCCGAGCGCCATCGTCGACGCCGCTAGCTCCCTTTCGGCCGCCCCACGGGCGGCTACGGGCCAACTCCGCTCCGACGGGACGGGAGGTGGGGTCGATTCGCGCTCCGCTCGCTCTCCCTGCCGTCGGTCACGGGCCGTGGCGCGTCGTCGATTCCGGCTACTCCTTGGCCCGGACCCGTTCGAGCAGGCAGTCGACGCCGCAGTAGTAGTGTCGAATCTCCCGCGTGGAGCCTTTGAACTCCATCGGTTTGACGACCTCGATCCGCGAGTCGGTCCCTTCGTCGATCGGTTCCATGCAGACGGTACACTGTGGCACGTCCCTCACCCGTTGTCGCCCGGTTTCGGTTCGCCCTCGGCGGGCGGTCGGTCCCCCCTTCTCCGCCGTGGTACGTGTTGACGTCACGCACTTCTGACTTATCGGTGTATCGGCCGAACTCACTCCCCGCCGGTCCCGTACGCGCCCGCCCGCTCCAGTTCGCCCCGCCGACGGAGTACGGGCGGCGTCCGGCAGATGCCCGGTGCGCCGGTCACCTGCGGGACCGTGCAGTTGTTACAGCTCTCGCAGAGGACCCGGACGTCGGACTCGCGGCCTCCCTCGTCCGCCGCTCTCTCGCCGTCGAGCAGGCGCGCGCCCAGTCGCGGTTCGGCGTAGAACGGTCGGGCCATCCCGACCGCGTCGCAGGCGGGCGGTTCGTTCGACCCGCCTCCGAGCAGCCGATCCATCCGGCCGCGCTCGCGGATCCCGCCTTCGGCGAGCACCGGAATCGCGACCGCCTCGCGCACGCGCCGACAGAACCCCTCGTTCCACGCCGGTTCGAAGTCGTACCACAGCGACTCGGCCCGGTTCGCGGCCGCGACCAGCCGCCGGCGCCGGGGGCCGCCGAAGGCCGCGTCGTAGCCCTCGCGGAGCGACTCGTTCTCCCACGCCCTGTCGGGATAGGCGCCGCGGACGACGCTCATGTCCCAGAAGACGGAGGTTTCCACCGGCACGACGGCGTCGTAGCCGAGCCGTTCGAGCCGGCGTGCGATCTCGACGCCGTCGTCGAGCGAGAGCCGCGGCCCGATCCCGGGCGGGCTGGGCGTCTCGGCTGGCACCTTCGTCATCAGGGGGACGTCGCCGGCCCGGTCGCGGACCTCGTCGCGGACGAGCGCGAGGAACGCGAGACGGGCCTCCGGCGAGCCGCCGAACTCGTCCTCCCGGCGGTTGTAGAACGGCGAGAGGAACTGCTGGACGATCCCCATGTTCGCCCCCGAGACGTGGATGCCGTCGTAGCCCGCGTCGACGGCGTACGCCGCCGACCGGCCGAAGTCGGCCGCCAGTTCGTACACCTCGTCGGTCGAGAGGACGTGCGGGTCGTAGTCGAGAACCCCCAGCCGGTCTAGCAGCCGCAGGGGCCACGGCGGTCGGGAGACCGCGAGCTGTTCGAGGCCGGGGTTCGCCGCGCGGTAGGCGGCGTGCCACGTCTCCATGCTCCGGAGGCCGCCGTGTTCCAGCTGGAGGAAGATCCGGCCCCCGTGGTCGTGGATCCGGTCGGTGAGCCGCGAGAGCCGCGAGACGAACGCCGGGTCGTGGACGCGGGTCATCCCCGGCGCCGCGCAGCCGCCCTCGCCGCGGACGATCGTCGCCCCCTGACAGACGAGGCCGACGCCGGACTCGGCCGCGGGTTCGAGGTCGTCGATCAGCGTCTCGACGGCGTCGGGGCCGTTGCCCGCGCATTCGAGCAGCGGCGCCCGGTAGAGCCGGTTCGGTACCTCGACGCCGCCGATATCGAGCGGGTCCTCGAGGGTCGCCATACGCCGGGTATCACGGGGGCACACAAGAGGGTAGTGCCGGTGGGAACGGCTGTCACACCGCGGCGAGCTTGAAGTGCGGGCGCGCCGAGTTCCGGGTATGCCCGGTGCCGTCTTTCTCGACGGGGACACCGTCGAACTGCGAACGATCGAGCGCGAGGACGCCGCGTTCCTGACGGGACTCCTCGACGACCCGCGGGTCCGCCGCGACATCGGCTCCTACGCGCCGCTGAACGAGGTCCAGGAACGCGAGTGGATCGACTCCCTCGGCGAGTCGGAGGGCGTCCGGCTTCTGGTCGCCGTCGACGGGGACCCGGTCGGGACCGTCGGCCTCGACGACCCGAACGACGTCTGGGGGACGACCGAACTCGGCTACATGATCGATCCCGACCACTGGGGGAACGGCTACGCGACGGACGCGGTCTCGCTCGCCTGTCGGTACGCGTTCGCCGAGCGGCGACTCGACAAGGTGTACGCCTGCGTCTACGAGACGAACCCCGCGTCACAGCGCGTCCTCGAGAAGGTCGGCTTCGTCGAGGAGGGGCGGCTCCGCGAGGAGGCGTTCGTCGAGGGCGAGCGCGTCGACCTCCACCGGTACGGGCTGCTCGCCGACGAGTGGTTCGACGACTGAATCGCCGTCACTTCTCGACGTCGAGCAGCGCCACCCGCTCGCGGACCAGGTCCCCGAGGGTCGCGTCGGTCGCCGCCAGTTCGGCGTCGGTGACGCCGAAGAACGACTGCAGGGTCGTCTCGTCGTGCTGGTCGAGCGCCGGCCCGGGGTCGACGAGCGCTTCGAGGTCGGCGATGGCCCCCTCCTCGCCGTCGTCGTCGTCGCCGTCGACCAGCACGACGACCCGGTTCTCGCCCTCGTCGACGCCCATCTCGAGTGCCCGGTCGATCTGCCGGCGGCCGGCGGCGTACAGCAGGATCTCGACGGCCCGGTCGCGGGCGACGTTCTCGCCGCGTTCGATCGCGCGGTCGGCCAGTTCGACGGCCCGTTCGAGGTGCGCGTGGTCGACGACGTAGCGGGCGTCGAACGCCTGCACCGTCGTCCCGTGGCGGTCGCCGATCTCGCCCAGCCGCGCGACGAACTCGTCGAGGTCGTCGATCTCGACGGTGCCTTCGAGTAGCTTCATCAGAAATCACTCAGGCTGGACTGGCTCTCGGCGTCGTCGGTCTCGGCCGCCGGTTCCTCGGCGGCCGTCGTGTGCCCGCTCGACGCGCTCTCGAACGCCGCGTCCTCGCGCTCGCGCTCCTCGACGCCGTCCATCGAGGGGTCCTCGCGGCCGGCGTTCTCGAGGATCGTCTCGGCGGTCTTCGTCCCGCGCAGCGCCGCGAGGACGACGCCCTTGTCGGCCTCCCGGAGGTCGGCCGGCGTCTCGATGCCCGCCGCGTACAGCCGGCGGGCGCGCTTGCGGCCCACGCCGCGGATCGAGACGAGTTCGAGCAACTCCTCGCGCACGCCGTGTTCGACCCGCGCGCGGGCCTCGCGGACGGCGACGGTCCACTCGCTGTCGATCTCTGCCGCGAGCGACTCCGCCGCGCCGAGCAGCCACTCGGCGGTGTCGACCTTCCCGCGGAGGTCGCCCGGCCCGATCTTGTAGCGGTCGGTGAGCCGATCCTCGTCGGTCTCGTCGGCCCAGTCTTCGAGCAGTTTGCCGGTCTTCAGCGCCGCGAGCCAGTCCTCGAAGCGGTCGTCCTCGTACTCGCTCGGCAGGTCGCCCAGCAGTTCGTCCTCGCGCTCGTAGAACAGCTCCGCGAAGCGCTCGTCCTCGCCCGAACGCAGGTAGAGCTCGTACATGTCCGGCGTCCGGGAGAGAAGCTGGTAGAGCCCGAGCGCCGTGGGCCGCTCGTCGGCCGATTCGAGGCCGTGGACGATCGTCGCGGCGCTCATCGGGTCGAGGTAGAGCCGCGAGACGGTGTGGCCGAGCCCCGTCGCACGCAGTTCGACCTCGTCGGGGTCGGCCAGTTCGGCGGCGGAGGTGAACCCGTCCGGCTCCTCGCGACCCCCGTCGCGCTCGACGAAGTCGTTCGTTTCGAGGTACGCGAGCACGGAGTCGGTGACCGTCTCCAGCCGGCCCGCCTCGGTCGACTGGCTGGCGTACAGCGTCTCCTCCATGAACTCGAGCAGCCCCTCGCGCGTGCGGGCGAAGCCGGAGGCGATCGTCGCCAGCACGTGGGTCCGGAGCGCGGGCTCGGCGGCGAGTTTCGACCGGACGGGCTCGGGGTCGGCCCAGACGTAGCGCTCGAACAGGTCCTCGCGCTCGTCGTGGCTCTTCGCCAGCAGGACGGCCTCGCCGTAGGGGTCGAGCCCCGGCCGGCCCGCCCGGCCCATCATCTGGTGGACTTCGAGCACCGACAGCGGGGCCATCCCGCCCGCGCTCGGGTCGAAGCGGCGCCAGTCGCGGACGACGACGCGCCGGGCGGGGGTGTTCACGCCCGCCGCGAGGGTGGGCGTCGCCGAGATCACCTTCAGCAGGCGCTCGCGGAAGGCGTCCTCGACGAGGCTACGGTGTTCGTTCGCCAGCCCCGCGTGGTGGAAGGCGGCCCCGCGCTCGACGCAGTCGGCGAGGTCGTCGCTCGTCTCGCTGTCGCTCACGTCGCGGATCTCGGCCGCGAGGTCCCGCAGGTCGTTGCGCTCGCCCTCTTCGAGCACGCGCGAACTGACGCTCGCGAGCCGGCGGGCGGCCGCCTCGGCGTTCCGGCGGGAGTTGACGAAGACGAGCGAGGAGCCCCCCTCGTCGAGAATGTCGGCGACGATCGCGGTCTCCTGTTTCTCCGTCCCCTCGACCGGGACCTCGCGGGTCGTCCCGTCGTCGAAGTGGAGCGCGTTCCCGTAGTGGACGCCGGTCCGGAGGTCGATCGGCCGCCAGTCGGTGTCGACGAGGTCGGCGTCGAGCCACTCCGCTATCTCGCCCGCGTTGCCGACGGTCGCGGAGAGGGCGACGACCTGCAGCCGCGGGTTCAGCTTCCGGAGTTTGGCGAGGGTGACTTCGAGCGTCGGTCCCCGCGAGCGGTCGTCGATGAGGTGGACCTCGTCGCTGACGACGCAGGTGAGGTCGGAGAGCCAGTCGGCGCCGTTTCGCACGAGCGAGTCGACCTTCTCGCTCGTGGCGACGATCAGGTCCTTCGTCGCGAGCCACTCGCTGGTCGACTCGTAGTTGCCCGTCGCGACGCCGGTGGTCACGCCGAACGCCTCGTAGGCGTCGAACTCCGCTTTCTTCTCGCTGGCCAGCGCCCGCAGGGGGACGATGTACAGCGCCGTCCCGCCGCGTTCGATCGCCGACAGCATCGAGAGGGCGGCGATCATCGTCTTCCCGCTGGCGGTGGGGACGGCGGCGACGAGGTTCTCCCCGTCGAGGATGCCCGCCTCCACCGCCTCCGCCTGCGGCGGGTAGAGCTCCTCGATGCCCTCCTCGCGGAAGTGCGAGACGGCGCCGGGCGGGAGCCCCGACAGCTCCTCGATACTCATTACCCTCGATTGGGGCGTCCGGCGGTTTAAACTGTCGTCTCGGGGACCGCTCGCCGGCCCGGCGTCCGCGCGGCGACAGAGGGATGGGGACGGCGGTCGAAGCCCGTCCCATGGTCGATCCCGATCTCGTCCTCGTCCCGTCGCTTGGGCGTCCGGACGAGGACGAGGCGCTCGCGTACGCCCTCGACGCGTTCCCCGGGGCCGACGTGATCCTGCTCGCGGTCGTCACGCCGCTGGACGCGCCGCTGAGCGAGGGGGCGGTGCTCGAACGGGACGAGAAGCGGGTCGAACGGGCGCGCCGTCGCTCGGCGGCCCTCATCGAGTCGGTGGCCGACCCGGAGACGGCCGACCGGGTCCGGATCGAGGTCGCGGAGGGCCGGCCCGGAACCGTCGTCCCCCGGCACGCGGCCGACCGGGACGTCGACCACGTCGTCGTATACGGCCACGACGGCGGGTCTGCGGGCCTCGTGCGTCGCGTCCTCGGGCGCGACGTCGCCACCACGGTCGTCGAGCGGACCTCGCGGCCCGTGACGGTCCTCAAGTGACGTCGCTCACCCGCCGACGACCGCCGCCAGCAGGTGGTAGACGCCGTAACCGACGACGGTCGAACTCCCGAGTGTCAGCAGCCAGAACGTGACCGTGACCCCCACCTTGCGCCGCGAGATGCCGGCCGACCCCGCCGCCAGCCCGCCGCCGACGACCCCCGAGAGGATGATGTTGTTCAGCGAGATCGGAATGCCGAGCGCGATCGCCAGTTGTGCGATGACGAACCCCGGGACGAGCGCGGCGATCGAGCGCCGGACGCCGAGTTGCGCGTACTCCCGGGAGGTCGCCTGTAGCAGCCGCGGTGCGGCCATCCAGGCGCCGGCGAGGATGCCCGCGGCGCCGAGCGCGAGCAGGGCCGTCCCCGGCAGGCCGAGCTGGATCCGGAAGAGGTGTTCGAGCGGCCCGGTCGCGAGCCCGACCTGAGAGCCGCCGGAGGAGAAGGCGACGATGCCGCCGAGGATAAGCAGGAACGACCGGATCCCGCCCTCGACCGAGGCGAGGACGCGCCGTCGCACCAGGTAGAACGCGAGGACGCCGATCGCCGCCGTCACGAGGACGGTCCCGAGGTCGACGCCCGCGACGAGCGTCGGACCGCCGCCGAACTGCCGGGCGACGAACCCCGAGAGCGTCCCCTGCTCGCCCGCCGGGTCCGGGACGACCCCGAGGCGGACGTTCGCGAGGATCACGCCGACGAGCCCCGCGAGCAGCGGCACGCCGACCGCCTCGGGGACGTCGTCGCGCCGCAGCAGGGTCGCCGTCGCGTAGGCCAGTCCGCCGGACATGATCGGCACCAGCAGCCAGAAGGTGCCGAGCCGTCGGTACATCTCGAACGCCGGATCGCCGCCGAGGGCGAGGCCGGCGCCGATGATCGCGCCCGTGGTGGCAAACGCCGCCGGGATGGGATAGCGCGTGTAGATTCCGATCGCCATGAACGTCGCGGCGGTGAGCAGCCCCGCGGTGGCCGCCAGCGGGGTGATCGTCACGCCGTCTATCAGGTCGGTGCCGATGGTCTCGGAGATGCTCCCGCCCTGAACGAGCGCCCCCGCGGCCGCGAGCAGGCCGACGACGAACGCCGCGCGCATCGTCGAAATCGCGTTCGCGCCGATGGCCGGCGCGAACGGCGGCGAGTTGCTGTTGGCGCCGAGCACCCACGCCATGAACAGACACGTGACGACCGCGACGCCCACCAGCAGCGTAAACGAGGACGGTACCACCCGATACAGTACGTTCGACTCGGGCAAAACAGTTCCGTCGACTGTCTCATTCTCTCTCCAGTACGGCCGCGTACGTCCGGTCCCTGACGTCGACGTCGGCCACGGTCCACGGCGTGCCGATCGTCGCGTCGGCGAGGCGGTCGGGGCCGAAAAGCAGGAACTGCAGCGTCGGTCCGACCTCGCGGGCCGGGTCGCGGTCGTCGGCCGGTTCGTACTCGAAGTGGAAACACCGGCGGGCGATCCCCTCGCGGGGGTCCGGCCGGTACCCCAGCAACGCCTCGTCGACCGCCGCCGGGTCGTAGTTGTGGACGACGGCCCGCCCGTCCTCGTCGGTGAGCCGGGCGAACTCGGCGAGGAGGTCGCGCACGCCCGCGAGCGACCCGGCGAGGCCCACCTGCGTGCCGAACGCGAACGCGGTTCGGAACCGGTCCCGTTCGAACGCCGGGTCGAACATGTCCATCACGCGCGCGTCGTCGACGCCGCGCTCGCGCGCCGCTTCGACGGCGGCCGGACTCGCGTCGATCCCGGTCACGTCGACGCCCCGGTCCTGTAACCACAGCGCGTGCTTTCCCGCGCCGCAACCGGCGTCGAGGACGGGCCCGCCCCACGAGGCGATCCGGTCGAGGAGCGCGACCGTGTCGTCGTCCCACTCCGCCGGCGGTGCGAAGTAGTACTCGCGGACGCGCCCGTCGGCTGTCCGCGCGCCGTCGCGGTAGCGGAGGTCACCGGGGTCGCCGCGCCCGTAGTCGCGCATCGCCCGTCCGAGCGGATCGGCCCGCCGGCGTGCGTCGGTCGCCATGGTGGGGCCGACGGCCGAGCCGATAATAAAACCACGACGAAATGTGGTCACGAGTAACACGTGACATGGTATCGATGCACGTGATTCCGGAACGGACCCCGATTCGCCCCTCCGTCAGGGCTTTACCCGCGACCTGCAAAGATCGAGGCATGAAAATCGAGTTCGACCGCGACACCTGCATCGGGATGTACCAGTGTGTCGCCGAGTGGAGCGAGTTCGAGAAGGACACGTCCGCGGGGAAGGCCGTCCTCAACGACAGCGAGGAGGTCGAGGCGGACGTTTTCGTCCGCGAGGTCCCCGAGGGCGCGGAACTGGATGCGAAGTTCGCCGCGCGCACCTGCCCCGTCGACGCGATCACGATCTACGACGACGACGGCGAGCAGTTGATCCCGTAGCCCGCTCGCACGAACGCGCCACGGGGTCCTCGACGCGTCGACGGCGACGAAAAACGCGGTGTAGGGGGACGACTCCGTCTACGCGATCTTCTCGTACTGTTCGGTGAGCTTCTCGGCGGCCTCGCCGAGCTGGTTGCGCTCGAACTCGGTGAGGTCCCACTCGACGATCTCCTCGACGCCGTCGGCCCCGAGCTTCGCGGGGACGCCGAAGGCGGTGTCCTCGTGGCCGTACTCGCCTTCGAGTTTGACGCTGGCGGGCAACACCTCGCCGGTGTCCCGGAGGACGGCCTCGACCATGTGGCCGACGCCGGTGGCGGGGCCCCACTCGGTCGCGCCTTTCTTCTCGATGACGTTCATCGCCGAGGTCTGGAGTTCGCCGAGGAGCTCCTCTTTCTCGTCGTCGTCGAACTCGAGGTCGCGGCCGTTGACCCGCACCTTCGAGAAGACCGGCACCTGCGCGTCGCCGTGCTCGCCGAGGATCGTCGCCTCGACGTTTTGCACCGGCGCGTCGTAGCGCTGGGAGATGACGTAGCGAAACCGGGCGGAGTCGAGCCGGCCGCCGAAGCCGATCACCTTCTCGCGGGCGCGCTCGCCCGTCTCGTAGAGGTGGCGGTTGAGCAGGTCGACGGGGTTCGAGGTGGTGATGGTGACGAAGTCGTCGTTGTACTCGGCGATCGAGGAGCCGATGTCCTCCATGATCGGCGCGTTGTCGCCCGCGAGGTCGATCCGCGTCTGGCCCGGCGAGCGCGGGATGCCCGCGGTGATCACGACGACGTCCGACCCCTCGGTGTCCTCGTAGCCGCCCTGACGGACCGTCGTGTTCGAGTCGTAGGCCGCGCCGTGGTTGACGTCCGCGGCCTGCCCGACCGTGTCGTCTTCCTT
The Salinilacihabitans rarus DNA segment above includes these coding regions:
- a CDS encoding class I SAM-dependent methyltransferase, with amino-acid sequence MATDARRRADPLGRAMRDYGRGDPGDLRYRDGARTADGRVREYYFAPPAEWDDDTVALLDRIASWGGPVLDAGCGAGKHALWLQDRGVDVTGIDASPAAVEAARERGVDDARVMDMFDPAFERDRFRTAFAFGTQVGLAGSLAGVRDLLAEFARLTDEDGRAVVHNYDPAAVDEALLGYRPDPREGIARRCFHFEYEPADDRDPAREVGPTLQFLLFGPDRLADATIGTPWTVADVDVRDRTYAAVLERE
- the mdh gene encoding malate dehydrogenase; the encoded protein is MSKVSVVGAAGTVGAAAGYNIALRGIADELVFVDIPDKEDDTVGQAADVNHGAAYDSNTTVRQGGYEDTEGSDVVVITAGIPRSPGQTRIDLAGDNAPIMEDIGSSIAEYNDDFVTITTSNPVDLLNRHLYETGERAREKVIGFGGRLDSARFRYVISQRYDAPVQNVEATILGEHGDAQVPVFSKVRVNGRDLEFDDDEKEELLGELQTSAMNVIEKKGATEWGPATGVGHMVEAVLRDTGEVLPASVKLEGEYGHEDTAFGVPAKLGADGVEEIVEWDLTEFERNQLGEAAEKLTEQYEKIA
- a CDS encoding ferredoxin; amino-acid sequence: MKIEFDRDTCIGMYQCVAEWSEFEKDTSAGKAVLNDSEEVEADVFVREVPEGAELDAKFAARTCPVDAITIYDDDGEQLIP
- a CDS encoding inorganic phosphate transporter, whose protein sequence is MVPSSFTLLVGVAVVTCLFMAWVLGANSNSPPFAPAIGANAISTMRAAFVVGLLAAAGALVQGGSISETIGTDLIDGVTITPLAATAGLLTAATFMAIGIYTRYPIPAAFATTGAIIGAGLALGGDPAFEMYRRLGTFWLLVPIMSGGLAYATATLLRRDDVPEAVGVPLLAGLVGVILANVRLGVVPDPAGEQGTLSGFVARQFGGGPTLVAGVDLGTVLVTAAIGVLAFYLVRRRVLASVEGGIRSFLLILGGIVAFSSGGSQVGLATGPLEHLFRIQLGLPGTALLALGAAGILAGAWMAAPRLLQATSREYAQLGVRRSIAALVPGFVIAQLAIALGIPISLNNIILSGVVGGGLAAGSAGISRRKVGVTVTFWLLTLGSSTVVGYGVYHLLAAVVGG